Genomic window (Verrucomicrobiia bacterium):
CGGCGTAAACGTGAGTTGCGCCGCCGGAGCGGCGCCGAGCCACCGGTTGTGGGACGCACGCCCCAAACAACGCAGAGACGAAAAGCCGATACCATACAGACCTATCTACTCCGCCCGACCCCGCCCGTCCAGCGCCAAACCTGCCGCGCTGGGGCGGCGGGCCGGTGGCCTGAACAGGTGACTGCAGCAAAGGGAAAAGACAACAAGGAGGCGGAAGTCTGCGGGAAATTTACCAGGCTCGTTCAACCCCTAATAGCTTTGGCGCTCCGCCCCACTCTCCCCCCTCCGGCGAAAGCTATCTTGTTTCGTTAGGCCTTTGCGATGAGATGAAGTCCGACATAAATGCCAGTGAGCAAAAGTCCGAGGATCGGCCAGAGGACTCGCTCTCGCCGAAGGAACGCAGCCACAATCAACGCTGCTCCGAAAAACGGCACCCAATACCGAAGATGAACATCAAGTGAGCCGCCACGCTCAGGGCCAAGCGCGGACGGCAAAATGATGGCGAAAAACATCACCAACACACAAACCCCACTCAATATCGGCCCTCGTTTCATCATTGGTGCGCCCCACAGCCTAGATAGTATGGCTTTTGGTGAAAGTGAAAGCGGTGTCTGCGCTCCGGCATAACCGCGGGTTGCGACCTGTGGAGCAGGTCGCCGAGCCACCGGTTGTGGGGCGCGCGTCCCGGACAACCTTGGAACGAAGCGCGAACACCATGCACGTATCTACTCCGCCCGACACCGTCCGTCCAGCGCCAACCCCGTCGATTGGCGCCTGGCCCGGCTACCCAAGTGGGTGATTGTCTTCCACTGCGAATTCACCAAGGATGGCGGCATGCAGCACCGTCGTTTTTTTCCCATGGCATTGGTTGCGTTCGCGCTGGCCGGATTCGGGGCGCACGCTCGTGAGGTCACCTCGCTGGATGCGGGCTGGCGGTTTGAGTTTGGCGACGTGGCGGGCGCGGCGCAGCCGTCGTTTGCGGATGGCGCCTGGCAGACGTTGTCGCTGCCGCACTGCTGGGGCTGGCAGGAGGCCGAACGGGGCGAGAAGCCGCGCCGCACCACGGGCTGGTATCGCCGTGACCTCGGACTGGTTCATCCCCGGCCCGGGCATCGTTACTTCGTGCGGTTCGAGGCGGCGGCGACACAGGCCGAGGTGTTCCTGAACGGAAAATCCGTCGGCCAGCACCGCGGCGGCTTCGGCGCCTTTTGTTTTGAAATCACCCACGCCCTCGCGCCGCAGGGAACGAACGTGCTCGCCGTGCGCGTGAGCAACGTCGAGGCGCCAGACATCGCGCCGCTGAGCGGTGATTTTCCGGTTTATGGCGGCCTTTACCGGCACGGACAACTGCTCGAAACCGCGGACGTTTGCTTCACGCCGACCGACCACGCGTCACCGGGCGTCACGTGGCGGCAAACGAGCGTTTCAGCCACGCAGGCGGTGCTGGACATCACGGCTGAGATTTCCAACGGCACGCGACAGAAGGCGTCACTGATGCTGGCGGCGCGCGTGCTGGACGCGGCCGGAAACACGGTGGCCAGCGTCGAACAACCGGTGGCGGCGGCGCCACGGGTCACCGAACCGCACTGGCTCCGCCTCACCATCCCGCACGCGCACTTGTGGAACGGCCGGAAGGATCCGTATCTGCACCGGGCCATCGTTGAATTGCGCGACCCGGATGGCAACGTGCAGGACGCCGTCGAGCAACCGCTGGGGTTGCGTTCGTTTCACGTGGACCCGGACAAGGGATTTTTCCTCAACGGCGAACCCTATCATTTGCACGGCGTGAACCGGCACCAGGACCGCCCGGGCAAGGGCTGGGCGATTTCCAACGCCGACATGGACGAGGACATCGCACTGTTGAAGGAACTGGGCGCCACGGTCATCCGCTGCGCGCATTACCAGCACAGCGACTATTTTTACAGCCGGTGTGACGAGGCCGGCATTCTGGTCTGGGCGGAAATTCCGCAGGTGGATCGCATCACGGACTCGCCCGCGTTTGCGGAGACGTCGCGGAACCAGCTGCTCGATCTCATCCGGCAGAACGAAAACCACCCGGCGATTTTCTGCTGGAGCCTGTTCAACGAACTGCGCCCGGGCAATCCCGACCCGCACCGGCTGCTCCAGGACCTCAAGGAACTGGCAAACGCCGAGGATCCGACGCGGCCGACCATTGCCGCCACCTGCACGTGGGGCTGGCCGCAGATGAACAAGATTCCCGACCTGCTCGGCTGGAACATTTATCCGGGCTGGTATTCGGAGTGGAAGGCCCTGGATGATTACGGGCGCCAGCTGGACAGCTACCGCACGACCAGCCGCGCGGGCGGCGTGTGCATCAGCGAATACGGTGCGGGCGCCAACGTGAACCAGCACGAGCAGCATCCGCAACAGCCGAAAGCCGATGGCCAGTGGCATCCCGAGGAGTGGCAGGCGGTCGTGCACGAAGAGGCCTGGAAGCAGATGAAGGCGCGCCCGTTCATCTGGGGCACCTTTGCGTGGAACTTTGCGGACTTCACCAGCTACTGGCGGCATGAGGGCGGCGTGAAGGGCCGCAACGACAAGGGGCTGCTCACCTACGACCGCCAGATCAAGAAGGACGCGTTCTTTTTCTACCAGGCGAACTGGTCGGACGAATCCACGATCTACATCACGAGCCGGCGTGACGTTACGCGCACCAACGCGATCACCGACGTGAAGGTGTATTCCAACGCGCAAACGGCGGAAGTGTTTCTCAACGGCGTTTCGCAAGGGACGCGCACCAACGACGGAAACGCGGTGTTCCTCTGGAAAAACCTGCAACTGAAGCCCGGCGAAAACACCGTCGAGGCCCAGGCGGAGCGTGCGGGCAAGCCCATCACCGATCGGTGCGTCTGGCAGCTCGCCCAATAATCAGTCGCCCGGCTCACGGCGCATTCGTCCAGATCAAGCGGTAAAACACACTGCCGTCGGCCGGGCTGACCGGGAATTCCATCACGTTGGTGGCGGCGGAATTGGCAACGGAAAACCAATTCGTTCCCAGTCCGGCGGCGAGTGGATTGGTCTGCACCTGCAACTGCCAGCCGGTGTGATCGGCCGGCCAGGAAAGCGTCAGCGCGCTGCCGGCCAGGGCGGCGGTGAGATTGGTGGGGTTGGTCGCCACCGCGGACTCTACGGCGAGCGTGCCGCTGCCCGCGTCCCAACGCCACGCCAGGCCGTCCGCCAACGGTGGCAGATTCGTGGCGTCGAAAGCGCCCGACACGGCGCCGGCGCTGAACAAGGGGAAGACTTCGCCGGCGGTCAACGTGCCGCCGAGGTTGGTGACCGTCAACGTGCCGCCCAATTTCAGCGTGCCCGTCACCCGCAACTGGTCGTTCGTGAACGGCGCGGCGCTGATTTCCATGAGCGTGACGCTGCCGGCGCCCAGGTTCACCGCATTGCTCACCGTCAGCGTGCCGAGCGATGCACCGGGCGAAAGCTGGGCGCCCGCACCGAGATTGACGAGGCCGCTAAGGGTGCCTTTGCCGCCCAACGTGCCACCGACCACTGAAACCGCGCTCGCCGCCAGTGAACCGTTCACCAGCAACGCCCCACCATTCACGGTCGTCGTGCCGCGATACGAGCTGGCGCCGGAAAAAATCTGCGTGCCTGCGCCATTCTTGATCACGCTGAGCGCGCCTAACGTCGCATCGTCCGCCAGGCCGCCACTGAAGGTTGCCGTGCCCGCCCCGACGTTGAGGGTCAACTGGGCGGGAATTGCCGTGCTGTTGGTGATCAAACCGCCGCCGGAGCCGTCGGCAAGCGCAGCAAGCGTTTGGGCATTGCCGCCGAGGTCAAACGCTGCGCCGGTGGACACGGCCAGCGTCGTGCCCGCGGGCAGTTGCCCGCCGAATGTTCCCAGCAACGGCGCCGCGCCGTTCGTCAGCGAGCACACTTCCGCGAGGCTCAGGGCCCGATTGTAAATCGCCACTTCGTCCAGTTGCCCGTTCATCTTCGCCACGCCGTCGCCGGCATCCCCCGTGCCGCCAATCCAGAACAGGTTGCCCGTGCTGACGTGCGTCCACGACGTGGTCGTGGCATCGAGATGGCCGTCCACATAAATGTTCTTCGTGCCGTTGGCGCCCGCGATGGCGATGAAATGCCAGTTGCCATCGTTGACGCTGGCATTGCCGGTCAACCAGCCGCCCGCCCAGCGCACCGCGCCCACGCGTGTGCCGGCGGAAGTGTTGCCCTGGTTCAGGTAAAACGCCGTGTTGCCGCTCGCCCACCCCCCGTCGCCCTGATAAGCGTAGCCCGCCCCGGCCTGGCTCGTTTTAATCCACAGGGCGAGCGTCCAATCGGTTCCGGGCGTGCTCGCATCGAGCGAAGTCACCCGGTCGGCAATGCTGACGTAACTGCCATCGCCCGAAAGATTCAACGCATTGCCGCTCGCCCGTGGCGCGAGGCTGATCCCGCTCGCGCCGTTGACCACCACGCCACTCAAGCGGCTGCCGCCCGTGCCGAGGTTGGCGACTATGCTGCCGTTCGTCGTGCTCGTGGTGTCGTCGAAGGAAAACTTCACCAGTGGATCCCGGCTGAGTTTCAGCACGCCGCCATTCACCGTGGTGTTGCCCGCGTAAAGATTGGCCGCGCTCAGCGTCAGGACACCGGCGCCGGATTTGATCAGACTGCCCGGGCCACTCAACACCCCCGCGAAGCCGCAATTCTGGCCGTTGTTGCCAAGGGTCAGCGTGACGGGCGCGCCCGCATTGTTGGTCAGCCCCAGGTTCCGCGAGCCGCTCAGCCCGCCCAATGTCGCCGCGCTCAGGGTGCCGAAGCTGAGCGTCCCGGTGTCGCCAGCGGCCAAATCCACCGTGCTGCTGAGCAGCGCCAGGCTGTGGCCCAGAATCAGGGAGCCGGAACCGATGCGCGTCGAACCAGTGAAGGTGGTCACACCGCCGAGCGTGAAGGTTCCCGTGCCGACTTTCATCAGTCCCCCCGCCCCGCTCAATGAACCGGTGTAAGTCTGGTTCAGATTGTTTGCGCCCACGGACAACCGGACCGGTGCGCCGAAGCCGTTTACCAACGCGAAACCGCGTGAGCCGGTCAAGCCGCCGAACGTTGCATCCGTCAACCCGCCGAAACTCAACGTGCCGGCGTCGGCGGCGTTCAGGTCGAGCACGCCGCCCTGCAACGCCGCCGGGTTGGCCAGGCGCAACGTGCCGCTGCCGATGCGGTTGGTGCCGGTGTGTGTGTTGGCGCCGGACAACGTCAGCGTTCCCGGACCCACCTTGGTCAGGTTGATGACACCACTGCCGTCCGCGACGGTGCCCAACAGGTTGAAATCGCCGGCGCCCTGGAAGGTCAACGTGCGGGCGCCGGACGTGGTGGACGTCACGGTGCCATCAAGCGACAGCAGGCCGGAATCGGACTGGATCAGGAAATAATTGCCGCCAGCGTTGACCGAGAGACCGCCGGAGACGGTGTTCGTGCCCGCCACATTTTCCACTGCCACGGAGGCCGTGGTGCGCCCGCTCAGCGCAACCGACGCCGGCGTGGTGATGCCGCCCTTCGCGCCATCCAACTGCAACGCGGAGCGGCCGCTGTTGTTGTTGCGAAGCTGGATGCTGGTGAGGTCCGCCAGCGCGTTCGGATGCGCGATCCGCACGAGGCCGTCATTCGCGCTCGTGCTGGCGGAATCGAGGTAGGCCGTGCCCGCCACCGAATTCGCCGCCTGCAACACCAGCGCGCCCGCGCCGCTCTTGGCAAAGCCGTTGTCGCCCGCCAGCGGCACCGCGTTCGTGGCGATGCTCTGATTCACGATGATGGCCGGCACGGTGGCGGAGCCGGTGTCGAGCGTCAGCACGCTGTCGTTGGTCGGGACAAGCATCCACGCCTGCGCCCCGCCGGTGTCGCCAAACTTCAGCATGCCGATGCTCCGTGAACTGTCCAGCGTCACGGTCCGGTTCGCGGAAATATTCAGCGTGCTGAAGTCGGCCGTATTGCCCGCGCCGTTTGCAGGGAAATTACCGCTCCACTTGACCGCGTCGCTCCAGTTGCCATCCGCGTCAGTCACCCAGGTGCCGCTGCCCTGCACAACGGGCAGCGCGATCGCCACCACGGCAAAGGCGCTCGCCCCGGCGGCATCGGTGACCCGCACCGTGAAATAATTGGTTCCCTCGTCGGCAAAGGTGGGCGTGCCGCCCAGCGCGCCGTTGGCCGCCACCGTCAACCAGGCTGCGCCATCAACCTTGCTGTAGGTCAGCAGGTCGCCCGCATCGGCATCGGTGGCGGTGCCGGCGATGGTGCTGGCATACGGTTGATCCTGGGTCGCGGCGCCGGGCGTCAGCAGGTTGGTGGCAAACTGGGGCGCATGATTCGTGATCAGCGCGGCGACCTGCGCGGGCGTGAATGCGTAGTCCGCAAACTGCACCTCGTCGAGCCGGCCGCGCAGCAGCGGGTCGGCGCTGAACTGGCTGCGGCCGAGAAAATTGAACTTCGGGGCAAAACTGGCCGGCGTGAGGGTGAATCCGCCCGCCGACGCCGCGAGCACGCCATTCGTGTAAAGCCGGGCGGTGTTGCCGGCGAGCGTCACGCACACATGTTGCCATTGATTGCTGGCCAGCCCGGCGGTTTCCACGATTTGCTCGCCGCCGCCGTTTTTGATGGCCAGGCGCAACGTGCCGCTGCCGGAACTGGGCGTGAGGAACAGATACTGCGAGGTGTCATTGCCCAGGTCGAAAATGCGCTGCCAGTTTGCGCCGCCGTCCCAGTTCACCCACGCGGCGAAGCTGAAATTGGTGGCGCGGCCCAGGTCGGGCGGCAGTTGCACGTAGTTGTTCGTCCCGTCGAAAACCAGCGCCTGCCCGCTGCGCCCGGCGGTGTAAGCGGGAGCCCCCACGGCCAGGGCGTTGTTGCCGTAACCCGAGCTGTCCAGCGCATTGGTTTCGAAGCGGAACTGCGCCACACTGCGCGCGCCGTGGTCGGGCAGCGCCTGCCGATACGAGAGCGCGGACGGCTGGTCGCGATACGTCACCCCGGCGGCCGTCAGCGAACCATCGTCCCATTCCACACGGCGCACATCTTCCACCCAGTTGTAAATCGCGTAGCGCTCCACGAACGGCGCGTTCTCGAGCATGTTGATCATGGCCGCCACGGCGGCCTGCTGCTGCGCGTAGGTCGGGTCCCCGCAACCAGTCCAGTTTGCACCGTTGTTCCATTCGGTGACCCACAGCGGCCGGTGCGTGTGGTTGTAGGTGTCGAGCAGGAAATTATACATCTGCGTCGCCGCGCCGTTGGGGTCCGCCGGGTTGTAGCACCAGTAATAATGCACGGCCACGAAGTCCACGCGCAGCCCGGCGGCGTCCGCCTGTTGCATGAAGGGATACAGCCAGCTGCTGCGTCCGCCATCCGTCACAGCCGGCGATCCCACGCGCAGCCCGGTGGCCAGCAAATCTGGCCAGGACCAGATGGCGTCGCCCACGGCGATGTCCGCCTGGCTCGCGCTGTCAGGTTCATTGTAGCCGAGCACGGTGTTCACGCCGCGCGACTGCCAGTCCTGCGCCAGCCCCGGCCACCAGCGCGTCTGCCGGATGGCCACGTATTCGAGATCACGCGACGAATTCTGGTCGAGGTTCCAATTGTATTTCCACGCCACGTTCAAAGGACCTTCGATGTTTCCCGCGATGCCCTTCTTGGTCACCCAGCGCCAGGGGGTCACGTAAATGAACCGGACCCGGTCCGCAAGGGACGCGGGAAGCACGCCGAGGTTCAGGTCGCCGTCCTGCGCAATGTAACATTGGCTGAAGCCGCTGCCGTTGGGATTCTCCGCGAGCACCGCCATGTAGCCGCGCTTCAACTTGAACGAGCTGATGTTTTGATCCAGTGCGCCGAGGCCGCTGCCGGTGTAGTAGGTGTATTGGCTGAAGGATGCCGCCGGGCCGGTGAAGTGCGGTCCGGCAAAGGCCTGCAACGGCTGAAACGACGGCGCCTGCGGAATCACCACCGCGCCCGCGCCGTATTGGACGACGCGCACGTTGCCATCCGCCACGGCCGCCGCGCCGTTGACGCGCACCTGACCGAGATACACAGCAACCACGGCGGACGGCTTGATGGCCGTGAGGAACAGCCAGGCGTCGGGCGAATTCAAATTGATGATGCAGCCGGTGAGCGGCGCGGCCGTGTTGGTGACGCGCAACTCGCAGGTGTTGCTCATGGTCACCACCGTGCTCGTCAACGCGGCGTAAGTTTGCACGCCGTTCGTGAGCAGCAGCGACTGGCCAAAGACCAGCCGCGGCAGGCACAGGCCCAGAACGACGGCCAGCCAGGGCCCGGTTCGAGCGAGCGATTTCTTCATCGTGTTCATTGAATTAAAGGCGGCCTTGCGGCCGCGTCAGGGATTGATCAGCACCCGGTAAAACTGGCGGGCTTGCCGGCTGGCCCCTGACCGCCAGGCCCGGGTAACATGGAGCCGGTCATCCGGAACAACGGCAAGTGGAGAATGCGGGTTCAAGGGGGTTACGGCTTCGTTTCGACCAAAGTCACCGGTCCGAGCAGTCCGGACGGCATGAGCGGTGTGTCGGCGGTCAGTTTGCGAACATTGGTCCGGGTGAAACGCTGGTCCGCCGGGAGCGATTGATCCCCGATGATGCGGTTGGGCCAGAAGTTGACGACTTCCACTTCCAGCGTGTTGTCCGCCGGCGTGACCACCTCCGAAATGTCCACCCGGAACGGCGGCGTCCACACGGTGCCGAGCGGTTTTCCGTTGAGCTTGACGGAAGCCAGCTCGCGCACGTCGCCCAAATCCAGGTAGAGCTTTGCGCCCGGAGTGGATTGCGCGGCCGCAGGCAGAGCGAAGCGTTTGGTGTAAGTGGCCGTGCCGGAGTAATACTTGATGCCCGGCTCCGGACGCCGGGTCCAGTCTTCAAGTGCAGCAAATGCCACAGAAGCCGGCCCGCCCCACTTCGGATCGAAGGCCACCGTCCACGGACCGGAAATTTCCCCCACGGTGGAAATCGCCGGCGTGTTGCTGCGGGCGGCGGACGGATGCTGGGTCGCCGGTTCCCGGAAGACCACAAACCACGAGCCGCACGGATCGAACGTCAGCGGCACCGTCGTGCGTCCGTCGTGCTCCACATGGGCAGCAGCGAACTGGTGCGCACCGGACACGGCGTTCCACAATTCCGGCGCCAATCCCTGAACCCGGAACGTGCAATTGGCCGTGAGCGTGGTGTTGGAACGGTTCGCCACGAAATAAATCTCCGTCTGGCCGTCGCGCCGATGGATGTAGTCCAGCGCCGCCGCACTGCCCTCGACCTCGAAGTCCGGCCGCACGCCGTCGGCCAGCAATACTTCGCGGGCGGTTTGTCCGACGATGACGCGGCCCTTGCCGAAGTGATGAACCAGCACGGGCGCAGCGTTCGCATTCGTCCCACCGGACGATGGCTGGCTTGCCGCCTCGCCCCACAATTCGCGGGCCAGTTGGCGCACCTCGACGTCGCAGCGCGGATAGTCCGTCAACGAATTGGCGGTCTGCGGCGGCGCGCCGATGACGGTGGCGCCCGCCGCCACGAGGTCCTTGATCTTGCGCAGCACCGGGAGCGCGATGGCCGGCCGGCCCGGCAGCACCAGCACGCGATAGCTCATTCCGTCCGGCAGAACGATGCGGCCATCGCGCACTTGGGCGCGGGTCAGGAGATTTTCCTCGGTGAACACATCGTAGTCGTAGCCGGCGCCGACCTGCGCCGGGTCCGACTTGCGCAGTTGGGCGAAGTTGGGCACGTGATTGCCGTAGTAATACGCGGCGTCCGCCACGAAGAGGCCCTGCTGCAACAGCCATTGCGTCCGGTTGAGGTAGGCGAAGAACGCGTCCGACTGGTCCCACCACGTGACCAGCGGATTCAGATGTGTGCCGGCAAAATACTGCTGGCCGGGAATGCCCTCGCTGGCCGGCGAACACACAAACGCGTGCCAGACCAGCCGGTTCAGCCCTTCGGTGCAGGCGTGGTCGAACGACGGCTTCAAATTGTCCCAGAGCCGCTCCTGCCAGTGGGGGCCGATGGTGGTGAAGCCTTCCGCGAGCACGAACTTGTGCCCGTAGGTGTGCGCCGCCATGGCGGGCTGTTTCACAAAGAACCGGTTCTCGTCGCCGATGCGATGCATCCACGACCACGCCCAGAATTCGCTCATTGGCGCGTCATCAAAGCCGAGGCATTGCTGCGCGTCGATCGGCACGGCGTGCGGTCCCCCGGATTCCGGATGAATCAGCAGCCCATGCCGGTGCGCGCCTTCGCGGAACAACCGGTAATGATTGTCGATGGCCAGATCACCCATCGTGCGGCGAAAATCGTTCAAATACCGGTTGCTCTCCTCGCGGCTGTTGACGATGCGCCCGGCGATGACAGGCAGGAAGGGAATCGGATCGTAGCCGCGGCGTTTTTTGAATTCCGCCCGCAGGGTGGGCGTCCAGTTGGCGACTTCGACCTCCCAACTGTCCGTGTGCAGATACTTGAGCGTTTTGCCGGCCAACGGACCGGCGTCCGCAATCAATGGCTCCACCACCGCGTCCCAGTAGCGCCGGAACGCGCCCGCGTCGAACGGGTCAATCGCATACCCCTGCCAGCCGTCGCTGCACGTGGAGACGTAGCAGTGGTCGTTCAGCGTGCAGCCGAACCGGAGCACTTCCCACGAACCTTCCGGCACGTCCCAACGCAAGGTGCCATCCGGTTCCAACTTGCCCGAGAGGTTCAGCACGTCGGCCGCGCGCACATCCGCATCGCCCGGCTCGGTGGGATACGATTCCAGCAGCGGGGTCGTGTCGGGCGCGGAGAAATGCAGCGCCTTGATCATGGCCTTTTCCTCGTAATTGCGGAGCGGCCGGTGCGGCGCCGCAGGCCCGGGCGTGACCCAACCCTGCGGTCCGCCCAGCCGGATCTCGGCCATCTGCACATTGCGCGGAGACGCAGCCGAAACGGGATCATACGCACCGGTGAACACGACGCGAAACAGCCGCCCGGTCACGGGCGCGAACGCCAACTGAAGGGCATTGGTGGGCCCGGCAGCAAACGGCTTCACGGTTTGAAACGCCTGCCCATCATCGCTGACCTGAAGTTCGCCGGTGCGCGGGCCGTAACCCGGTCGCGGTTCCAGCACCAGCTGATTGACGGTGACACGCTGGCGAAACTCGAGCTGCAACCATGCCGGCCGACCGGGCGTGGGACCTTCGCCAGCCGACGTGCCGCTGGAAACCCAGAAGGTGGACGCGTTCTGATCGACAAGATTCGCCGCCGGATACGCCGCCTGCGCAGAACTGGCCGTGACGCGTTCCAACGCCACCTTGCCCGACGCCCCAACCTGACGCCGGTAAGCCAGCACAAAAAGATCACGGTAATAACCATCCCGCGCTTTGGGCTGCTCGAGCTTTGCCGCAAACGATTGCGCTCCGCTGACGATGCGTTCCGTCCACACGAGCTTCTTCGGCGCGTCATCCGCCTTGACCATGGGGCCGCCAAGATTCCAGCCGCTTTGGATGTTCAGGCTCATTTCCAGGCCCAGCCGGTCGGCTTCATGCAACGTGTGCCGGTAAAGCTCACGCCAGGCCGGCGAGAAAAACGTGGGGCCGTGCGGCACCCGCGCGTTGCCCCACTGCTCGGCGCCGCCCGCATCACAGATCAGCGCCCCGCCAAATCCCTTCGCCGCCATCTGCTCCAGGTCGCGGGTGATGGCCTCCTGGGTGACGTTGCCGTTCAACCACCACCAGTAGGCGCGCAATTTGGCGTCGCGCGGCGGATTGGCCCAGCCCGCGTCGAGCTCGGGTTCCGCCGCCGAAACCGCGCAGAGCCCCAGCAAGAGCAGCACAAGCCCAAGGCACACTTGCTTCAGGCGCACAAGAAAACGGGCCGGCGGTTCAATGCACATCGTTTTGCGGGTTGAAAATCACGGCCACGTTGGTGAACTGGATGGTATTGGCCGGGGAAGCCGAGTTGAACAACGCGGCGCCAGCCAGCATGCCAATTTGATCGAAGGACATGGGCGCCGTGTTGTAGTTGGTGTTCCGATAGCTGCCCGCGTAGGAATACGGGCTGCCCCCGACGCCGGTGAGGCTCCACGAAATCTGCTGCACGCTGGCCTCCAGCAGCGTGATGGACAGGGAAAAGTTGTAGGTGCCCGCCGCCCAGCCGGCGTTGTAATTGCGCAACAGGACGTCCGGACGCAGCGCGTTGACCGGCGAGCCGGACGCGAACACGCCCGGGTTCGGATTGTTCCGCACGAACAACCCGGTCGCCGCGCCGCCGCCGCCGCCCGCGGGATTGCCGAACAGGTAGCCGAGCCAGTTGGTGTCGGTCGTGTTCGTCCCGCGATAGAACAGCCCGATGCGGAACTGCATGTCCCCATCCGCGTTGATGTCAC
Coding sequences:
- a CDS encoding glycoside hydrolase family 2 TIM barrel-domain containing protein, producing the protein MALVAFALAGFGAHAREVTSLDAGWRFEFGDVAGAAQPSFADGAWQTLSLPHCWGWQEAERGEKPRRTTGWYRRDLGLVHPRPGHRYFVRFEAAATQAEVFLNGKSVGQHRGGFGAFCFEITHALAPQGTNVLAVRVSNVEAPDIAPLSGDFPVYGGLYRHGQLLETADVCFTPTDHASPGVTWRQTSVSATQAVLDITAEISNGTRQKASLMLAARVLDAAGNTVASVEQPVAAAPRVTEPHWLRLTIPHAHLWNGRKDPYLHRAIVELRDPDGNVQDAVEQPLGLRSFHVDPDKGFFLNGEPYHLHGVNRHQDRPGKGWAISNADMDEDIALLKELGATVIRCAHYQHSDYFYSRCDEAGILVWAEIPQVDRITDSPAFAETSRNQLLDLIRQNENHPAIFCWSLFNELRPGNPDPHRLLQDLKELANAEDPTRPTIAATCTWGWPQMNKIPDLLGWNIYPGWYSEWKALDDYGRQLDSYRTTSRAGGVCISEYGAGANVNQHEQHPQQPKADGQWHPEEWQAVVHEEAWKQMKARPFIWGTFAWNFADFTSYWRHEGGVKGRNDKGLLTYDRQIKKDAFFFYQANWSDESTIYITSRRDVTRTNAITDVKVYSNAQTAEVFLNGVSQGTRTNDGNAVFLWKNLQLKPGENTVEAQAERAGKPITDRCVWQLAQ
- a CDS encoding LamG-like jellyroll fold domain-containing protein is translated as MKKSLARTGPWLAVVLGLCLPRLVFGQSLLLTNGVQTYAALTSTVVTMSNTCELRVTNTAAPLTGCIINLNSPDAWLFLTAIKPSAVVAVYLGQVRVNGAAAVADGNVRVVQYGAGAVVIPQAPSFQPLQAFAGPHFTGPAASFSQYTYYTGSGLGALDQNISSFKLKRGYMAVLAENPNGSGFSQCYIAQDGDLNLGVLPASLADRVRFIYVTPWRWVTKKGIAGNIEGPLNVAWKYNWNLDQNSSRDLEYVAIRQTRWWPGLAQDWQSRGVNTVLGYNEPDSASQADIAVGDAIWSWPDLLATGLRVGSPAVTDGGRSSWLYPFMQQADAAGLRVDFVAVHYYWCYNPADPNGAATQMYNFLLDTYNHTHRPLWVTEWNNGANWTGCGDPTYAQQQAAVAAMINMLENAPFVERYAIYNWVEDVRRVEWDDGSLTAAGVTYRDQPSALSYRQALPDHGARSVAQFRFETNALDSSGYGNNALAVGAPAYTAGRSGQALVFDGTNNYVQLPPDLGRATNFSFAAWVNWDGGANWQRIFDLGNDTSQYLFLTPSSGSGTLRLAIKNGGGEQIVETAGLASNQWQHVCVTLAGNTARLYTNGVLAASAGGFTLTPASFAPKFNFLGRSQFSADPLLRGRLDEVQFADYAFTPAQVAALITNHAPQFATNLLTPGAATQDQPYASTIAGTATDADAGDLLTYSKVDGAAWLTVAANGALGGTPTFADEGTNYFTVRVTDAAGASAFAVVAIALPVVQGSGTWVTDADGNWSDAVKWSGNFPANGAGNTADFSTLNISANRTVTLDSSRSIGMLKFGDTGGAQAWMLVPTNDSVLTLDTGSATVPAIIVNQSIATNAVPLAGDNGFAKSGAGALVLQAANSVAGTAYLDSASTSANDGLVRIAHPNALADLTSIQLRNNNSGRSALQLDGAKGGITTPASVALSGRTTASVAVENVAGTNTVSGGLSVNAGGNYFLIQSDSGLLSLDGTVTSTTSGARTLTFQGAGDFNLLGTVADGSGVINLTKVGPGTLTLSGANTHTGTNRIGSGTLRLANPAALQGGVLDLNAADAGTLSFGGLTDATFGGLTGSRGFALVNGFGAPVRLSVGANNLNQTYTGSLSGAGGLMKVGTGTFTLGGVTTFTGSTRIGSGSLILGHSLALLSSTVDLAAGDTGTLSFGTLSAATLGGLSGSRNLGLTNNAGAPVTLTLGNNGQNCGFAGVLSGPGSLIKSGAGVLTLSAANLYAGNTTVNGGVLKLSRDPLVKFSFDDTTSTTNGSIVANLGTGGSRLSGVVVNGASGISLAPRASGNALNLSGDGSYVSIADRVTSLDASTPGTDWTLALWIKTSQAGAGYAYQGDGGWASGNTAFYLNQGNTSAGTRVGAVRWAGGWLTGNASVNDGNWHFIAIAGANGTKNIYVDGHLDATTTSWTHVSTGNLFWIGGTGDAGDGVAKMNGQLDEVAIYNRALSLAEVCSLTNGAAPLLGTFGGQLPAGTTLAVSTGAAFDLGGNAQTLAALADGSGGGLITNSTAIPAQLTLNVGAGTATFSGGLADDATLGALSVIKNGAGTQIFSGASSYRGTTTVNGGALLVNGSLAASAVSVVGGTLGGKGTLSGLVNLGAGAQLSPGASLGTLTVSNAVNLGAGSVTLMEISAAPFTNDQLRVTGTLKLGGTLTVTNLGGTLTAGEVFPLFSAGAVSGAFDATNLPPLADGLAWRWDAGSGTLAVESAVATNPTNLTAALAGSALTLSWPADHTGWQLQVQTNPLAAGLGTNWFSVANSAATNVMEFPVSPADGSVFYRLIWTNAP